The nucleotide window GGAGCCATACGCGGTAAGTCGGGCGTCCGCGGTAAGCGTGAGCGCGCCGGAGAGCGTGTTGCCGTTGAAGCGGATCGCACCGAGATTGCCGGTGGGTTCCACGTAGCCGGTGCCCGCGATGCTGATGGGATAGGTGTAGGTGCCGCCCGCGACCAGGTAGGCCTGGCCGGTGGCGGCGATGGTCACGGATCCGGTACCGAAGGCGGTGACGTTGTTCGCGCTGAGACGGCCGGCATTGATGAAGGTGCCGCCGTCATAGGTGTTCGCCGTATTGAACTGCAGGGCCCCCGCCGCACCGGTCTTGGTCACCGAGTAGGAGTTCGCCCCGTCCGTGATCACCCCGCTGATGACCTGGGTGCTGGTGGTGGTGCTGAGCACATTGAACGTGGCATTTCCGGTCAGCGTGCCCGCGCCGGAGAGCGTGAGGGCACCGGTGTCCGTGGCATCGCCCAGGTTCACCGTGGCGGTGTGGGTCCAGGGATTCGCGATGGTGCGGGCGGTGGCGCTGTCGCTGGACAGCGTGCCGCCATTGAAGCTGATGGAGCCGGTGCCGAGGGCGGCATTCGCGCCCGCCTTGATGCGGCCGGCATTGAGCTGAGTGCCACCGGTGAAGGTGTTCGCGGTGGAGATGGTGGCCGCGCCGGTGCCATTCTTCACCAGCGAGGTGCCGCCACCGATCGCGCCCGCACCGGTGAGGGTGTAGGCGTTGGTGCTGTTGTTGAAGGTCAGCGTGCCTGGATTCGCGGCGACCGCGAGGGTCGGGTTGAAGTTGGTGGCCGTGTCATCGAAGGTCACGCTGTCCAGCCAGTAGAAGCTGTCCACCACCGGTCCGGGGCTGGTGAAGTTCGCCGTGGTGCCCACGTCCCATACCGCGGAGCTCGCGCCGGTCCATGTGAGGGTGCGGGAAGGCACTTGGAGGGTGACGGTGGTGGGGTCCGTGGTGGTATCGAAGACCGCGGAACGGTAGTTGGTGGCATTGGCGAGCGCGAAGTTCGCGGGCAGCGCGGTGGTGCCGCCGTGCTTGATGACGGCGAAGGTGCCTCCGGCGGCCGGCACCGTGCTGAAGGACACCGTGGCGGTGTTGTTCACCGTCAGCAGGCCGGTGGCGGTGAGCGCCTGGGTGGTATTCGGATTGAACACGAGGTTCGAACCGGTGGAGCCCGCTCCGAGCGTGACATTGCCCGCCAGCGTGCCCTCGCCGCCGAGCGTGCCGGTGGTGGTGGTCGTGGAGACATTGACGTCACCGCCGAGGGAGCCGGAGAGATTGAACGTGCCCTGGCTGACCGTGACCGGCCCGTTGAACGCGGAACCGTTTCCGGAATAGTTGACGGTGCCGTTGAAGTTCGCGCTGGAGCTGGCGTTGATCTCCAAGGCGGAGCTGCCGAACAACGCGCCGGTCATCGTGCCGGTGTTGGACGTGTAGGCGACGATCCGCGAGGCGGAGTTCACCGCCACGGAACCGCTGATGACGGAGTTCGCATCAAAGCGGATGGCGCCGAGGTTGCCCGCGCTTTCCAGCCAGCCGTTGCCGTTGATCGTGAAGTTGTTCGCGAAGGTGCCGCCCGTGAGGTAGGTTTGGCCGCCGGACTGGATCTCCACCGCAGCGGTGCCGAAGCGGGTGCCCGCGGCATTGGTCGCCTGAACGCGGGCACCGTTCTCGGCAACGACCGTGCCGCTGACGGTGTTCGCGCCGCTGAGGGTGTAGCTGGACTGGCCGGAGGTGCCGGTGCCCTTGAAGGCGAGCGTGCCCGCGCCGGAGAAGACGTTGGAGACGGTCGACGAGTCATTGCGGAAATGGCGCAGGGTCGCACCGGTATTGATCGTGGCCGTGCCGGGCAGTACCCCCGCCGCCGCACCCGTGCCGACCTGGAGCGTGCCGGTATCCACGACGGTGGCACCGTGCGCCGGGCTGCCGGAGAACGTCAGCGTGTCCGTGCCGCTCTTGGTGAGCTGGAAGGCTCCGGAAACCGCACCGCTGATGATGACCGGGGCGTTCACGTTGAACTGGGTGGCCGCGGTGAGGGTCTGGGCACCGGACAGTGTGAGCGGGCCGGGGGCGCTGATGTCACCGAAGGTGGGCGAGGTGGTGGTGTAGGTCACCGCATTCCCCACCGTGACCGCCGGGGTGCTGGCGGCGGTGAGGGTGCCGGAGGTGTAGGTGAGCGTGCCCGTGCCGAGCGCACCGGCCGCGCCGACGCGCAGGACGCCGCCATTCAGCAGGGTGCCGCCGGTGTAGGCATTCGCCGTGGACAGGGTGATGGAGCCGGAGCCGTTCTTCGTCACCGCGGCGGTGCCGCTGATCGCAGCACCGGTGAAGCCGTAGTCGATCGCGTTGTTCGAGAAGGCGACGGAACCGGGGAACACCGGCGCGCTGATCGTGACGACCTGGCTGCTGACGCCGTTGTCATCGAAGATGGCCTGGTCCCCGGTGTAGAACGCGCTGATGTTCGCGCCGTCATACCAGTTTCCGGAGGCGGCGGTATTCCAGAGGCCGTCCGCGGAGGTATTGGTCCAGATCACGGAAACCGGCGAGGAGACGTCCAGGGTGATGGCGTCATTGGTGCCGCTGCCCATGTGGATGACACTGCCGCGGTAGTTGGAGTGCAGGTTCGTCGCGGACCCGGAGAGGGTGCCGGTGTATTTGAGGATGGTGTAGGTGCCTGTGGCCGGCGGCGTGGCGAAGGCGATTTCGCTGGTGCCGTTGAGCGTGAGGTTCGTCGCGGTGTAGGCGGTGGTCGGAGAGGCGTTGTTGCCGTAGAGCGTGGCTCCGGTGGTGGCCCCCACGGTCAGCGGACCGGCGGTGGTGGCATCGCCCGCGAACTTCGCGCCATCCGCCACGGTGACGGTACCGGTGTAGGTCGGGGAGTTTCCATTCAGCGTGACCAGGCCGGTGCCCGCCACCTTCACAGCGCCGGAGCCCGCGAGACCGCCCGCGATGCCGCTGGCCGCTCCGGCGGTGCTGAACAACACATCACCGGCGCTGACGGTGAGCAGACCGGTGAACGTATTGGCACCGCTGAGTTGAAGGGTACCGACGCCGGTCTTGGTGAAGCCATTGGCACCGGAGATGACGCCACTGACATTCGTGTCCACTCCGGTGCCCGCCACGGCGTCCGCCACATCGAAGGTGACGCCCGTGTTGGAAAGCTGGACGCGGGCGGAGACGGTGGAAAGCGCGGTGCCGCCGAAGGTCCAGGTGGTGGAAGTGTAAGGCACGAAGGCGGAGGTGCCGCCGGTGCTGTTCAAGGAAAGCGTGCCGCCATTGACGGTGAGCCCCGCGCGCGGCTCGAAGAGCACGGCATTGCCGGAGCGGTTGTTCAGCATCAGGTTTGCACCGCCGCCGACCGTGACAGCCGCGGTGGTGGAGAGCGTGCCGCTGGTGAAGCCCAGTGCGGAACCACCGGTCCATGCACCTTGGATCACCGTTGCAGCCTCGTCACCGATGACCGCATTCGAACCCGCGCCGGTGAGGGTCAGCGTGCCGGTGCCCCAACCCGTCGCATGGCCGAAAACGACATAGCCGCTGGCAGTGGAGGTGCCGATGGTGACATTGCCGGAGTAGCCGGAGGCGCTGCCTTTCAACACCAGGTAGCGGTCGTTGGAATTCGCGCGGGCGAGGGTGACAGAACCCGCGCCGGTGATCGCACCATCCAGCGTGAAGTTCTGGCTGAAACCGCCGGAGCCCTGGGAAATCGTATTCGTCGTCGCACCGGCATCCAGTTGGATCGCGGTGCCGCTGGGGATGCGCTGGAACTGGCCGCCGTTGGTCGAGCCGCCGGTCAGGGTGCCGCCCACCAAGTTGATCTTCGTCCCGAGCGTCCAGTCTCTGACCGAAGTATAGGCGGCCGACTGGTTCTGCTGGAGACTCAGGGTGGCGGTGGTGTCCACCTTCACGATGCCGCCCGCACCGGTGAACAGGCTGGCCGTGGCAGCCGCCGTATCGTAGCGCAGGGTGCCTGCGACCACTTCCAGCGTGGTATTGGCGGAGGTGATCTGGCCGCCCGTATTGCTGAAGGTCCAACTGCCCGTGCCGGTCTTGAGGACCGTGGTGGACGCGGCGGAAAGGTCCATGTTCCAGGTGAGCGTCTTGCCCGAGGCGACATCCACGGTGGGGGTCGTACCGACGAAGGAGCCGACGGCGTCCACGGTGGCCAGCGTGTAGCTGTTGGACGCGGTGATCTTGTTCAGCGCGTAGGATGTCGCCGCGGTGGCGGTCATCGTCGCCCCGTCCGCACCGGCGAGTACCAGATTGGCCGTAGCATCGGCCTGCGGGCCGGCGGTGTAGGTGGAAAGGGCTCCGGCTGCGGAACCATTGCGCCACTGGTTGCCAGCGGGGGTCCAGGTACCGGTGCCACCGGTGGTGGCGGAGCCATCGCCATCAGCATCCCAATACCAACTGGTGGCGCTGGCAGTGTGGGAGGAAGCGAAAACGAGGGAGACAACGAACAGACCCGGCAGCAGCCGGGAGAAACGGGGTTTCATGGGTTACAATACAGGTAAGTTGGATGCAAATGGATCGCCTAAGTCATTTGCATAGAACTTTAGTGCATGCAACGTGTAATTTACGTCGTGGATATTTATAGAATATCCACCATAAATACATTGTGCATTCTCATGACGCGAACCAAGGGGTCATTTTCGGCCTGACACCAGAAAATCCCAACAGAAAACCGTTCATTATTCCTGACTAACAATCAGGGGCAGATACCGGGAGCCGCCTTCCCTGGAGCGTGGGTGGGCCAAAAGAAACCGCCGCCCCGATGGCCGGGACGGCGGTTCGAGTCATGATTCCGGGAAGGCGGATCAGAAGTTGTAGTTCAGGCCGATGGAACCGCCATGGCTGTCGAGGCCCTCGCTTTCCGTGGAGATTTCCCCGCGATAGCCGACGTCCAGAATCAGGTCGTCCGAGAGCCGGATGCCGGTGCCCGCGGTGAGCAGGACGGCGGAATTCAGGTCCGGCCCCACCACCGAGAACGGCGCGCCATTCGGCAGGAAGGCGGAGGCGCTGTTGCCACCGTCCTCGAACTCATGGGCATAGGCGATGGAGGCATAGGGGCGGAACGTTCCGCAATCGCCGCGGATGCGGTAGCCGATCAGACCGCGGAGCGAATCCACGCTGTAGTCTCCCACACCGACCGGGAACGGCCCGCCGACGGTGAAGCCGTCCACATCCACGTTCTGATACTCAAGTCCGAGGAACGGGCCGTGCCTGAAGGTGCCGGTGTCGAAGGTGTAGCCAACGGTCCAGAGGGCCTGGAAGCTGGTGGCATCCACGTCCGATCCGCCCGCGCCGATGACAACGCCGCCGAGGGTGCGGGAGGCATCGATACTATGGCTGCCGTAGCCGATGAGGGCGTCCGAATACCAGCCGGTGGATCTGCCATAGGTGGCGTAGATCGCGCCGCGCAGGCTGTCGATGTCGGTGCTGCCGCCCACGTAATCGAGATCGCTCTTCGATCCATTGACCAGCACGCCGATCACGAAGTCCGGCGAAACGCGGTAGTCGATGCCCGCGGTGAAGGATGCCACCGTGCCATCGAAGTCCGAGAGGGCGGTGCGGCCGCTATAGTCCTGCCAGTCATACGACACCGCGCCCCAGACATTGAACGGACCGGAGGAGGAGACGGAGGGCGTGGGAGCCATGCCGCCCTTCGCGCTGACCTGGGTGCGGTAAACGCCACCGCCATCACCCGCGTCCCGCAGGTCGGAGAGGCGGTCACCGATCTGGCGGTGCAGCGCGTAGTCGCTGTTGATGATGGAGGACGTGAGCGCGAGATAAGTGGATGGATCTATGGCGGCCAGCG belongs to Luteolibacter ambystomatis and includes:
- a CDS encoding beta strand repeat-containing protein — encoded protein: MKPRFSRLLPGLFVVSLVFASSHTASATSWYWDADGDGSATTGGTGTWTPAGNQWRNGSAAGALSTYTAGPQADATANLVLAGADGATMTATAATSYALNKITASNSYTLATVDAVGSFVGTTPTVDVASGKTLTWNMDLSAASTTVLKTGTGSWTFSNTGGQITSANTTLEVVAGTLRYDTAAATASLFTGAGGIVKVDTTATLSLQQNQSAAYTSVRDWTLGTKINLVGGTLTGGSTNGGQFQRIPSGTAIQLDAGATTNTISQGSGGFSQNFTLDGAITGAGSVTLARANSNDRYLVLKGSASGYSGNVTIGTSTASGYVVFGHATGWGTGTLTLTGAGSNAVIGDEAATVIQGAWTGGSALGFTSGTLSTTAAVTVGGGANLMLNNRSGNAVLFEPRAGLTVNGGTLSLNSTGGTSAFVPYTSTTWTFGGTALSTVSARVQLSNTGVTFDVADAVAGTGVDTNVSGVISGANGFTKTGVGTLQLSGANTFTGLLTVSAGDVLFSTAGAASGIAGGLAGSGAVKVAGTGLVTLNGNSPTYTGTVTVADGAKFAGDATTAGPLTVGATTGATLYGNNASPTTAYTATNLTLNGTSEIAFATPPATGTYTILKYTGTLSGSATNLHSNYRGSVIHMGSGTNDAITLDVSSPVSVIWTNTSADGLWNTAASGNWYDGANISAFYTGDQAIFDDNGVSSQVVTISAPVFPGSVAFSNNAIDYGFTGAAISGTAAVTKNGSGSITLSTANAYTGGTLLNGGVLRVGAAGALGTGTLTYTSGTLTAASTPAVTVGNAVTYTTTSPTFGDISAPGPLTLSGAQTLTAATQFNVNAPVIISGAVSGAFQLTKSGTDTLTFSGSPAHGATVVDTGTLQVGTGAAAGVLPGTATINTGATLRHFRNDSSTVSNVFSGAGTLAFKGTGTSGQSSYTLSGANTVSGTVVAENGARVQATNAAGTRFGTAAVEIQSGGQTYLTGGTFANNFTINGNGWLESAGNLGAIRFDANSVISGSVAVNSASRIVAYTSNTGTMTGALFGSSALEINASSSANFNGTVNYSGNGSAFNGPVTVSQGTFNLSGSLGGDVNVSTTTTTGTLGGEGTLAGNVTLGAGSTGSNLVFNPNTTQALTATGLLTVNNTATVSFSTVPAAGGTFAVIKHGGTTALPANFALANATNYRSAVFDTTTDPTTVTLQVPSRTLTWTGASSAVWDVGTTANFTSPGPVVDSFYWLDSVTFDDTATNFNPTLAVAANPGTLTFNNSTNAYTLTGAGAIGGGTSLVKNGTGAATISTANTFTGGTQLNAGRIKAGANAALGTGSISFNGGTLSSDSATARTIANPWTHTATVNLGDATDTGALTLSGAGTLTGNATFNVLSTTTSTQVISGVITDGANSYSVTKTGAAGALQFNTANTYDGGTFINAGRLSANNVTAFGTGSVTIAATGQAYLVAGGTYTYPISIAGTGYVEPTGNLGAIRFNGNTLSGALTLTADARLTAYGSSGTLSGVIGETGGARVLEYGGTFSSATTGGTFTVSAANTYTGGTTVTNSIINVNNGSALGTGPVTVTGAATTGRLVVANGLNLANAITLGTNVGATGRGVIELAATSATATLSGPITVTSGVSGGGHLFTDATSTLTITGSITSASAAIVQRVGNVVLSGGGSYTSYQITGLTKIGATNGMATNATPSIGISAAGTLDLNGFNQTLAGLQKSANAATVTNNGASASVLTVSNTGSNTYDGTVVNGTSAISLVKSGAGTFTVTAANTYSGGTTISGGILQVGGSAGALGAGAVVNNANLTLARTATFTFPNAISGSGGVTQSGTGTTTLSGALSYTGDTSVTTGTLSISTATLADGADVRLATGAVLNLNHALTDSVRSLYINGVAQPVGTYGSLTSSATFKIASITGNGILNVTSQGGYTGWAAVNAGGQAANLDFDGDGVRNGVEYLMGQTGSSFTANPQIVSGKVTWPKDPSANATWVVETSTDLSIWTTTSTGVTDLGTSIEYVVPTGSGKRFARLRVTVP